The following proteins are co-located in the Periplaneta americana isolate PAMFEO1 chromosome 12, P.americana_PAMFEO1_priV1, whole genome shotgun sequence genome:
- the LOC138710180 gene encoding beta-1,3-galactosyltransferase 1-like yields MQSMYSIRNLFCLRCRGGIKRNPSAIKYVARALVVAAFLCLSVWGTVTRVAYQPDDRFSWLRHNRDVRRFLRPDESTSLLHPSLNCKPGLRLLLLVTSAPGNAAQRQAVRDTWGYVAAPLRTRLLFFLGHDGKDPPHSTTEVMLEAQRYGDIIVEDFVDNYYNLTLKTLFMLKWTLQHCDTASFILKTDDDMLINVKALLQHLEDSSFRASQPLIIGRIQEGAPPYRDTSSKWYLPYWLYERTTFPTFASGTGYIITRGAVSEVYKTCLVTPFLPLEDVFVTGLVGNEKLGIPMINTQQFRNDKPHYIEHPCLFHHLLMAHELTPVQLKRIWTSLKSLKPATCHSLYAHLLAYIFGTGEYEVIANVTW; encoded by the exons TCGCACGCGCTCTCGTCGTGGCAGCGTTTCTGTGCCTCAGTGTGTGGGGCACGGTGACGAGGGTGGCCTACCAACCTGATGACCGATTCTCATGGCTGCGACACAACCGGGACGTGAGGCGATTCCTGCGGCCCGATGAGAGCACCAGCCTGCTGCACCCATCGCTAAACTGCAAGCCCGGCCTGCGTCTGCTGCTACTAGTCACATCAGCTCCGGGCAACGCGGCGCAGAGGCAGGCTGTGCGTGACACCTGGGGCTATGTTGCAGCCCCGCTTCGCACCAGGCTGCTCTTCTTTCTGGGCCACGACGGCAAGGACCCACCGCATTCCACA ACAGAAGTGATGTTAGAAGCTCAGAGATACGGAGACATCATCGTGGAAGACTTTGTGGACAATTATTATAATCTGACGCTCAAGACTTTATTCATGCTGAAGTGGACTCTGCAGCACTGTGATACTGCTTCATTCATACTCAAGACTGACGATGACATGCTCATCAACGTGAAGGCACTCCTGCAACACCTCGAGGACAGCAGTTTCAGGGCTTCACAGCCACTCATCATCGGGAGGATTCAGGAAGGAGCCCCGCCTTACAGAGATACATCCTCGAAATGGTACCTACCATACTGGTTGTACGAACGTACAACATTCCCGACTTTTGCCTCGGGTACTGGTTATATAATAACACGAGGAGCTGTGTCAGAAGTGTACAAAACTTGTTTAGTTACACCTTTCCTTCCTTTAGAAGATGTGTTTGTCACAGGCTTGGTTGGTAACGAGAAGTTAGGGATTCCTATGATCAATACACAGCAATTTCGTAACGACAAACCTCATTATATCGAACACCCGTGCCTGTTCCATCATCTTCTCATGGCACACGAACTCACACCTGTTCAGCTCAAAAGAATCTGGACATCTCTGAAATCACTCAAACCTGCGACCTGCCACTCATTGTACGCACATCTCTTGGCTTACATTTTTGGTACAGGAGAGTATGAAGTTATTGCCAATGTAACATGGTAG